The genomic segment ACGTAACATTAGGATCCATCCTGCGCGGACACATAAATGTGCAACGGGCGCCTGGGTTGCGTTGCACAGATGTCGATGCTGGGCACGGAAATCAGGACCTGGTGACCAACAGAAGTGCACTTGAGAAAACACCAGACCGGAGGGTCTGGTGTCGGTGGTGGAGATGGGCGGAGTCGAACCGCCGTCCGAAGACTCGTTGCGTTGGTCTCTACGAGCGTAGTCCCTGGTTTAGATCTCAGGTCTCAGACGCGCAGGGACACGCTTCTTTTGACCCCAGCGCCTTAAGTTTCGCTTGCGCTCAGGTGCGTCGGCTCAAGCTAGCCATCTTTTGTAAGTTCGCAGGACGCCAATGGCCGGGCTTCCTGGTCACTGCCTCACTTAAGCAGCGAGGGCGAAGTTGCTGTTGTTGCCAGTTAATGGCTTGGTCGATGATTTTCGAGGCCCACGACCATCCTCGGCTCGCAACGTCCCGCTCGGCAATCCCCGTCGAAACCGGGTCATCCCCATTGGGAAAAGCAGTCTAGCACAAGCCGCAGGCCAAATCGAGGGCCAGGTCACGAAGGGCCGGCACTTTCCCGGTCCACCTGCCGCTCCGGGTGAGGTACGGCCTCACGGCTCCGCACGGAGACAGAGGCGCGCTGAAAGCGGCCCCGTGAAGCGGCCACAGGTGAACCTGGCGCGGGCGCCCCGCTGACCGGGCGCATACCGGGGAGGTCCGCGCCACTGGAGACTGGTCCGGGCCGCCGTGAGGGGGGCGCGCCTCCAGCAGGCGCGGCAGTGGCTGATCCCCGCCTGGGCTGAGCGGCTCCCGCGCGGCGTCGCCGCTCAGTCCAGCCAGCGCCGGGTGCCGACGAACCCCAGGTCCGCCCGGTACCGGGGCAGGTCCGCGTCACCGGGGAAGTCCGCGTCACGCTGCGCCGCGCGCAGGCGCCGTTCCATCGCCGCCCGCGCCTCCAGGAACAGCAGGTTCAGCTGCAGCACCTCCTCCCAGTCCGTCCACGCGATAACCGCTTGCACCGGCGCCGGCAGAACAGCGCTTTCGCCGGGCGAGACCCTCACCGTGGCCTCCTGGCGCACCGCGTGCCCTTCGTCCCTCAGATTCACCCCCTCACCGGGCGCCAGCTGCGCGAGCGCGCGCAGCAGCCCGGGATCATCAGCGTTGCCCTGCAGCCATGACGCGTTGAGAAACCGCTCCGCGGCGCGCAGGGCAGCCGGGTGCCCGCGCTCACAGCTCAGCCGCAGGCGGTGCGGGCCGTACCGGAACAGATTGGCGGTGCGGGTCCCGGTCGGCCGGCCCGTCCACCAGACCGGCTGACGGTCCTCCGTCTCGAGTTCCAGTTCCACGACCTCCCCGGGCTCCAGAACTGTTCCGGCCGGCACCTCGCGGCCGGCCTCGAGCTGCGCGGTCCACAGCGGTGCGCGCGGCACCGTGGCGAAGGCAATCTCAAGGAGCCTGACGCCCTGAAGAACCGGATCCAGGCTCAGCATGGCCCTCCGCGCGGGACGGACGGGAACCGGAGACGAAGGAGAGCGGCGCGCACACGAACGTTCCAGGGGGACACGGCCCATCGTACCGGGTCCGTTTCCGCGTGGGCGCGGCACCTGTGCCGCGTGAGGACATCCCGGCGGGCACCGCGGCGTTGACCCCGGCCTTCATTCTTGCTTTCCGGTATCTGTGACCCGCGGCCGCGTTGATGTACCGTATCCCTGCCGGGAGGGCGGGCCGTCCCCGCCCGCGGCGAGGGCCGCGACCTGGCTGCGTTGTGCACGTGCGCTTTGCACGTCCCAAGGAGTGTCCGATGCGTACCATCTTTCCTTCCGTCTCCCTGCTCGCCCTGACCCTTCTGCTCGCGGCCTGTTCGCACCCCGCCTCACCCCCGCCGTCCGGCGGCGGCACGGACAGCCCGCCGGTGGTCGCGCTGCCCACCGGCCGGATTCTGACGGTTGGGCCCGGCAAGGCCTACCTGACCGTCCGCGCGGCGGTTGCCGCCGCCCGGGACGGGGACACGGTCCGGGTGGATCCGGGCACGTACACCAACGACTTTTTCGAAGTGAACACCCGGATCACCATCGAAAGCGCCAGCGGCCTGGCGCGCCTGGTGGCGACCGTGGCGCCCCCGAACGGCAAGGCGATCATCACCACGAATACGGATGTCACTCTGCGCGGCCTGGAACTGACCGGCGCGAAGGTCGCCGACCGCAACGGCGCCGGCGTGCGCTACCAGGGGGCAACCTCGTGATCGAGGACAGCTACCTGCACGACAACGAAAACGGGCTGCTGGCGGCCAGCGCCCCGCTGGGCAGCATCCGCATCACCCGCACGGAGTTCGCACACAACGGCCTGGGCGACCCGGGGCAGACCCACAACCTGTACGTCAACGAGGTCGGGCAGCTGACGTTCGACCGTAGCTATTCGCACAGCGCCGTGGTGGGGCACGAATTCAAAAGCAGAGCGCGCAGCACCACCATCACGAACAGCCGCCTGTTTGACCTCGACGGAACAGCGAGCTACAGCATCGACGTGCCCAACGGCGGCAACCTGACCGTGACGGGAAGCGTGATCGAACAGGGCGCGGGCAGTCAGAACTCCGCGATCATCGCCTACGGTACGGAGGGGCTGCTGCGCGAGGGCCGGACCGTCACGGTTTCGGGCAACACGGTGGTCAACCGCCGGTCTAATGCCCTGGGCTTCCTGAATCCCGGCAAGGTGCCCATGACGGTCACGAACAACACGCTGTACGGCCTGACCGTGCCGCAGTTCCTGAACGGCACCACCGGCACCACCACCGGCAACGTGGTGACCACGGCCGCGCCGGCCCTGGACACGTCTCACCCCTACACCCGCTGACGCCGCGGCGCGCGGCCCGGACAGGCCCTGGCCCCGTCCGGGCCGGCCCCGCCGGCGTGCACACGCTGGGACCCGTCTTGGGCAGCTTCGCCGGCAGCGCCGTGACCACACCCGGAAGGAGAAGCGCGCACCACGGCAACGCCGGAACTACGGTCTGCGCGCACCCTGCCAGTTTGAACGCAGGAGGAACGCGGGCGCTTGAGCAGGTTGGCCAGCGGCGGCGCGGACCACCTGGATCTGACGGACACGGATCGAGACGTCACGCGCGTTGATGCCGCCGCCCGGGGCGGTCGCCTGGCTTCAGGCGGCACGCTGCCCGGGGTTCGGCGGCCACGCCCGCATTAAACTGACCGGTTGTCACCAAAGTGTCAGAGGCAAAGGCGCACCCTGACCCTGGAGGGCCCCGGTCACCCATGCCTGAACGAGACGTTCCACCTGACCATCAGCCCACCGCAAACCACCGGGCCGTGTTGCTCCGCATCCTGCCGCTCGCCGCGCTGGCTTCGCTGATCGCCGTTCTGCTCGAACCCCGCGCTCAAGAAGCCGCCCCGTTCGATCTGGTGGCCTATCCGCTGGCGCTCGGCGGCGTGCTGGGCCTGTACGGCGCCCTGCTGCTCCGCCCGGCGATCACGGCGCTGGTGGCGGACACCCTGGTGTGGGGGTTCAGCGCGTTTTTCCTGCTGAAACTGACGTTCCTGATGTTCGTCAACCACTCCGCCGCCCTGATGCTCGCGGACCTGAGTGAATCGTTCTTCTGGACGCCGGCGCTGTTTCTGCTGACCTTCACGACCAGCAACCTGCGGCGCAGCCAGGCGGTCAACGTGGGGTTCCTGTGCAGCCTCGCGGCGCTGTCGTGCGCCTACCTCCTGACCAGAAGCGAGGCGCCGGACGCGCGGATGCTGAGCATGCTCGCGCAGCTGAACTTCGCCAACCTCGCGTGTTTCCTGCTCACCGGACTGATTCACCAGATGGCGTGGCGGCAGGTGAGCACCGCCGAACGCGCCCGGGCCCTGGAGCAGCTCGCGCACACCGACGCCCTGACCGGCCTGCCGAACCGGCGGTCGTTCGAGCAGAGCCTCAGGGCGCACCTCGCCGCCACAGCCGCGCCGATGACGGTGCTGTTCTTCGACCTGAACGGCTTCAAAGCCATCAACGACCGGTACGGGCACGAGACGGGCGACCTGGTGCTCGCGTGCATCGCCGAGCGGCTGCGGGCCACGTTCCGCAGCGGAGAGGTGTTCGCGCGCCTGAGCGGCGACGAGTTCGCCGGGCTGATTGCGAGCGCCGATCCGGCGGTCGTCCGGGCAGTGCTGCGGCGGGTGGAGGACCTGCTGGCCGAGCCGATCACCGTGAGCGGCGCGGTCCTGACCGTCTCGGCCAGCGCCGGCACCAGCGAGTACCCCCGTGACGGTCAGGACGTGATGGCGCTGCTGCGGCACGCGGACGCCAGGATGTACGCCGCGAAACGCGCCAGCCGCTGAGACGGTCACGACACCCCGGGGCCGCCTGGAGACTGCGCCCCGCGGCGGCCCGTGTGCAGCGGGCAGGGCCGGTTCGCCGGGCGTGACCCTCCTGCGTAGCGGCAGGCCGCGCCACCAGCGTCCGCAGAGCGAAGCGCCTCCCGCGCCCGGGCCGACCCGAGCCCGGTGCGGGCCGGC from the Deinococcus taeanensis genome contains:
- a CDS encoding GGDEF domain-containing protein, translated to MPERDVPPDHQPTANHRAVLLRILPLAALASLIAVLLEPRAQEAAPFDLVAYPLALGGVLGLYGALLLRPAITALVADTLVWGFSAFFLLKLTFLMFVNHSAALMLADLSESFFWTPALFLLTFTTSNLRRSQAVNVGFLCSLAALSCAYLLTRSEAPDARMLSMLAQLNFANLACFLLTGLIHQMAWRQVSTAERARALEQLAHTDALTGLPNRRSFEQSLRAHLAATAAPMTVLFFDLNGFKAINDRYGHETGDLVLACIAERLRATFRSGEVFARLSGDEFAGLIASADPAVVRAVLRRVEDLLAEPITVSGAVLTVSASAGTSEYPRDGQDVMALLRHADARMYAAKRASR